From a single Equus asinus isolate D_3611 breed Donkey chromosome 2, EquAss-T2T_v2, whole genome shotgun sequence genomic region:
- the LOC106833423 gene encoding olfactory receptor 4K13-like has translation MEKQNHTMVSQFILLGLTEFPELQIFFFLFFSVIYVAIVLSNLITIFVVKFDPQLHSPMYFLLANLSFIDMSLASFATPKMICDLISDYKTISYEGCMAQMFFLHLLGGSEMMLLVAMAIDRYIAICKPLHYNNIMSHRVCIGLALLSWTTGFVHTMSQMVFTVTLPFCGPNVVDSFFCDLPQVIKLACTDTYTLELLVIALSGLLSLLCFTFLFISYSIILITVWHHSSSGSSKALSTLSAHITVVVLFFGPCVFIYIWPFSSISIDKILSVFYTIFTPLLNPIIYTFRNKDMKKAIRKIKTMHVRA, from the coding sequence atggaaaagcaaaatcaCACCATGGTATCTCAGTTTATTTTGCTGGGACTGACAGAGTTTCCTGAgctacagattttctttttcctatttttttctgttatctaCGTGGCCATTGTATTAAGTAATCTCATCACTATCTTTGTAGTGAAATTTGACCCTCAATTGCACTCTCCCATGTACTTCCTACTGGCCAATCTCTCCTTTATTGATATGTCCCTGGCCTCCTTTGCTACTCCTAAAATGATCTGTGACTTAATTAGTGACTATAAGACCATCTCCTATGAAGGCTGCATGGCCCAGATGTTTTTCCTTCACCTTTTGGGTGGAAGTGAGATGATGTTGCTAGTAGCCATGGCAATTGATAGATACATTGCTATATGCAAACCCCTCCATTACAACAATATTATGAGCCATCGTGTTTGCATTGGACTTGCACTTCTCTCCTGGACCACTGGTTTTGTGCACACTATGAGCCAAATGGTTTTCACAGTGACATTACCATTCTGTGGCCCCAATGTTGTGGATAGTTTTTTTTGTGATTTGCCTCAGGTAATCAAACTTGCGTGCACCGACACTTACACCTTGGAGCTATTAGTCATTGCACTCAGTGGACTACTCTCTCTGCTCTGTTTCACCTTTCTGTTCATCTCCTATAGCATCATCCTGATTACTGTCTGGCATCATTCCTCCAGTGGGTCTTCCAAGGCTTTGTCCACTCTGTCAGCCCACATTACAGTGGTGGTACTGTTCTTTGGACCTTGCGTCTTTATCTATATATGGCCATTTAGCAGCATCTCCATAGATAAGATCCTCTCTGTGTTTTATACAATTTTTACTCCTCTTTTAAATCCAATCATCTACACATTCAGGAATAAAGACATGaagaaagcaataagaaaaataaagactatgCATGTGA
- the LOC106833422 gene encoding LOW QUALITY PROTEIN: olfactory receptor 4Q2-like (The sequence of the model RefSeq protein was modified relative to this genomic sequence to represent the inferred CDS: inserted 1 base in 1 codon) yields MDKNQTEVVREFVLAGFSQTPSIEAGLFVLFLFFYMSAWVGNVLIMVTVASDNYLNSSPMYFLLGNLSFLDLCYSTVTTPKLLADFLANVKLIPYDQCIAQLFFLHFVGAAEMFLLTVMAYDRCVAICRPLHYTTIMSRGLCRVLLAASWMGGFVHSIVQTILTIRLPFCGPNQVDNFFCDVPPVIKLACADIFIIELLMVSNSGLISTSSFVVLVSSYTTILVKISSKEGRRKALSTCGSHLMVVTLFFGPCIFIYARPFSTFSVDKMVSILYNVITPMLNPLIYTLRNKEVKTAMQKLWDRSGXWKKQET; encoded by the exons ATGGATAAAAACcaaacagaagtggtgagagaaTTTGTCCTGGCAGGCTTCTCACAGACACCATCTATCGAGGCAGGGCTATTtgtactatttcttttcttttatatgtcTGCTTGGGTAGGGAATGTCCTCATCATGGTCACAGTGGCTTCTGATAACTATCTGAATTCATCACCCATGTATTTCCTTCTTGGCAATCTCTCTTTCTTGGACCTATGCTATTCAACAGTAACTACCCCTAAGCTTCTGGCTGACTTTCTTGCTAACGTAAAGCTCATTCCCTATGACCAATGTATCGCGCAGctcttcttcctccattttgtaggGGCGGCTGAGATGTTCCTGCTCACAGTGATGGCATATGATCGCTGTGTTGCAATTTGTCGCCCCCTGCACTATACTACTATCATGAGTAGAGGATTATGCCGTGTTTTGCTAGCTGCCTCCTGGATGGGAGGATTTGTGCACTCTATTGTCCAGACAATTTTAACTATCCGTCTGCCCTTTTGTGGGCCAAACCAGGTGGACAACTTCTTTTGTGACGTTCCCCCTGTGATCAAGCTTGCCTGTGCAGACATATTTATCATTGAATTGCTAATGGTATCTAACAGTGGGTTGATCTCTACCAGCTCCTTTGTGGTGCTGGTTTCTTCCTACACCACTATCCTGGTCAAGATTAGCTCCAAAGAGGGAAGGCGAAAGGCACTCTCTACCTGTGGCTCCCACCTCATGGTGGTAACACTCTTTTTTGGCCCTTGTATTTTCATCTATGCTCGtcctttctccactttttctGTGGACAAGATGGTGTCTATACTTTACAACGTTATCACCCCCATGCTGAATCCTCTCATCTACACACTGAGGAACAAAGAGGTCAAGACAGCCATGCAGAAGCTGTGGGATAGGAGTG CTTGGAAAAAGCAGGAGACATAA